A region of Phytohabitans rumicis DNA encodes the following proteins:
- a CDS encoding N-acetylmuramic acid 6-phosphate etherase: protein MASTEDRNPRTADIDRWPSDRVVEALLDEDTAAIEAARTATPALADAVDRALVRVARGGTVHYFGAGASGRLAVLDATEATPTFGTAPGLFTAHFPGGGPAVLDSTVDLEDAEQAGHADAATLTGLDVAVGLTASGTTRYVAGALARARRAGALTVLVTCNAGSPLAAFADVNVVAPTGPEAVTGSTRLKAGTATKVLLNAFSTALMVRSGRTYSNLMVNLVATNDKLHARAVRVIEMATGLGAAQSAQALADCGGDVPLALLRALSGRTVDECRRALDGGRGVRAALELMAVHNAQ, encoded by the coding sequence GTGGCGTCCACTGAGGACAGAAACCCGCGCACCGCCGACATCGACCGGTGGCCCAGCGACCGTGTCGTCGAGGCGCTGCTCGACGAGGACACGGCCGCGATCGAGGCCGCCCGCACCGCCACCCCCGCCCTCGCCGACGCCGTCGACCGCGCCCTGGTACGCGTCGCGCGCGGCGGCACCGTGCACTACTTCGGCGCGGGCGCGTCCGGCCGGCTGGCGGTGCTCGACGCGACCGAGGCGACGCCCACCTTCGGCACCGCCCCGGGCTTGTTCACCGCGCACTTCCCCGGCGGCGGCCCGGCCGTCCTGGACTCCACCGTGGACCTGGAGGACGCGGAGCAGGCCGGGCACGCGGACGCCGCCACGCTGACCGGCCTGGACGTGGCGGTCGGGCTCACCGCGTCCGGGACGACCCGGTACGTCGCCGGCGCGCTGGCCCGGGCCCGCCGGGCCGGCGCCCTCACCGTGCTGGTCACCTGCAACGCCGGCTCGCCGCTGGCCGCGTTCGCCGACGTCAACGTGGTCGCCCCGACCGGGCCGGAGGCGGTCACCGGCTCCACCCGGCTCAAGGCCGGCACGGCCACCAAGGTGCTGCTGAACGCGTTCTCCACCGCGCTGATGGTGCGCTCCGGACGGACGTACTCCAACCTGATGGTCAACCTCGTCGCGACCAACGACAAGCTGCACGCCCGCGCCGTACGCGTCATCGAGATGGCCACCGGGCTCGGCGCCGCGCAAAGCGCCCAGGCGCTCGCGGACTGCGGCGGCGACGTCCCGCTGGCGCTGCTGCGCGCGCTGTCCGGGCGTACCGTCGACGAATGCCGCCGCGCCCTCGACGGCGGCCGTGGCGTCCGCGCGGCCCTGGAGCTGATGGCTGTCCACAATGCACAGTGA
- a CDS encoding N-acetylglucosamine kinase, whose amino-acid sequence MHSETHVGIDVGGTGIRVRALIGGRPRAAHDRGPVPRTAGHIDAPTLAARIGGLVARVHHDGTARRVAVGLTGMPGLLESPADLAGHLHLHIAARTVVIASDALTTHLGALGGRPGAVVAAGTGVIVLGTDHATVWNRVDGWGHLLGDEGSGAWIGAQGLRAALRHHDGRDGGSAALHGRLRDRFGDADAALGAVYGAESPAHELGTFAPDVAGAAHEGDPVARDIWHRAAAHLAEAARAAARGLPADFSWGGRLFDAGPLLLEPFRAELARRVPDARLTAPRGQAADGALLLARRGLPPEGHAPYAFQYPASDFGIPQTP is encoded by the coding sequence ATGCACAGTGAGACCCACGTCGGGATCGACGTCGGCGGCACCGGCATCCGGGTGCGCGCCCTGATCGGCGGGCGGCCGCGGGCGGCACACGACCGCGGCCCGGTGCCGCGCACCGCGGGGCACATCGACGCGCCCACGCTCGCCGCGCGCATCGGCGGCCTGGTCGCCCGGGTCCACCACGACGGTACGGCGCGACGCGTCGCCGTCGGGCTGACCGGGATGCCGGGGCTGCTGGAGAGCCCCGCGGACCTGGCCGGCCACCTGCACCTGCACATCGCCGCGCGGACCGTCGTCATCGCCAGCGACGCGCTCACCACCCACCTCGGCGCCCTCGGCGGCCGGCCCGGCGCGGTGGTCGCCGCCGGCACCGGCGTCATCGTGCTCGGCACCGACCACGCCACGGTCTGGAACCGCGTCGACGGCTGGGGCCACCTGCTGGGCGACGAGGGCAGCGGCGCCTGGATCGGGGCGCAGGGCCTGCGGGCGGCGCTGCGTCACCACGACGGCCGGGACGGCGGATCGGCCGCGTTGCACGGCCGCCTGCGCGACCGGTTCGGCGACGCGGACGCGGCCCTGGGCGCGGTGTACGGCGCCGAGTCGCCCGCGCACGAGCTGGGCACGTTCGCACCGGACGTGGCCGGCGCGGCCCACGAGGGCGACCCGGTCGCGCGGGACATCTGGCACCGGGCCGCCGCCCACCTCGCCGAGGCCGCCCGCGCCGCCGCACGCGGGCTGCCGGCCGACTTCTCCTGGGGCGGCCGGCTCTTCGACGCCGGGCCGCTGCTGCTCGAACCGTTCCGCGCCGAGCTGGCCCGGCGCGTACCCGATGCGCGGCTGACCGCGCCGCGAGGCCAGGCGGCCGATGGCGCTTTGCTGCTCGCGCGGCGGGGCCTCCCGCCCGAGGGCCACGCGCCGTACGCTTTTCAGTATCCCGCAAGCGATTTCGGTATTCCGCAAACACCGTAG